A stretch of Pogoniulus pusillus isolate bPogPus1 chromosome 25, bPogPus1.pri, whole genome shotgun sequence DNA encodes these proteins:
- the SRF gene encoding serum response factor isoform X1 — protein sequence MLPSQAGAGNGGGAAAAALARGSGLGRSPVPRGANGGGAAAGPPGGRLEREALYSGSEGDSESAEEEELGGERRGVKRGLAEAAAAGPAAGAAAAAYSGGVGGGSGAVSGAKPGKKTRGRVKIKMEFIDNKLRRYTTFSKRKTGIMKKAYELSTLTGTQVLLLVASETGHVYTFATRKLQPMITSETGKALIQTCLNSPDSPPRSDPTTDQRMSATGFEETDLTYQVSESDSSGETKDTLKPAFTVTNLPGTTSTIQTAPTTSTSMQVSSGPSFPITNYLAPVSASISPNAVTSANGTVLKTTGASAVTSGGLMPIPTGFTLMSGGTMAQQVPVQAIQVHQAPQQASPSSDSSTDLTQTSSSGTVTLPATIMTSSVPTTGGGHMMYPSPHAVMYAPTSGLADSGLAVLNAFSQAPSAMQVSHSQVQDQGGVPQVFLTAPSGTVQIPVSAVQLHQMAVIGQQSSSGSSLTELQVVNLDTSHSGKSD from the exons ATGTTGCCGAGCCAGGCCGGGGCCGGGAACGGCGGcggtgctgctgccgccgcgcTGGCCCGGGGCTCGGGGCTGGGTCGGTCGCCGGTACCGCGTGGGGCAAACGGCGGCGGGGCGGCTGCAGGGCCGCCCGGGGGCCGCCTGGAGCGGGAGGCACTGTACAGCGGCAGCGAGGGCGACTCGGAGtcggcggaggaggaggagctgggtggCGAACGGCGCGGCGTGAAGCGGGGCCTTGCCGAggcagcggcggcggggcccgcggcaggagcggcggcggctgccTACAGCGGCGGCGTCGGCGGGGGCAGCGGGGCCGTGAGCGGAGCCAAGCCTGGGAAGAAGACACGGGGCCGGGTGAAGATCAAGATGGAATTCATTGACAACAAGCTACGGCGCTACACCACCTTCAGCAAGAGAAAGACCGGCATCATGAAGAAG gcctATGAGCTCTCCACGTTGACCGGCACTCAagtcctgctgctggtggccagcGAAACGGGCCACGTGTACACCTTTGCCACGCGGAAGCTGCAGCCCATGATCACCAGTGAGACGGGGAAGGCGCTGATCCAGACGTGCCTCAACTCCCCAGACTCGCCGCCGCGCTCAGATCCCACCACTGACCAGCGTATGAGCGCCACGGGCTTTGAGGAGACAGACCTCACCTACCAGGTGTCTGAGTCAGACAGCAGTGGGGAGACCAAG GACACGCTGAAACCTGCGTTCACTGTCACCAACCTGCCGGGGACAACGTCCACCATCCAGACAGCCCCCACCACCTCGACCTCCATGCAGGTCAGCAGTGGCCCATCATTCCCCATCACTAATTACCTGGCGCCAGTGTCTGCCAGCATCAGCCCCAATGCCGTCACCAGTGCCAACGGGACCGTGCTGAAGACTACTGGAGCCAGTGCAGTGACGTCGGGGGGCCTCATGCCGATACCCACAGGCTTCACCCTCATGTCAG gtGGTACCATGGCTCAGCAGGTTCCCGTCCAGGCTATCCAGGTGCACCAGGCACCGCAGCAAGCATCTCCCTCTAGTGACAGCAGCACTGACCTTACCCAGACCTCTTCCAGTGGAACAG TGACCCTCCCAGCGACCATCATGACGTCGTCTGTGCCAACCACTGGGGGTGGCCACATGATGTACCCCAGCCCACATGCGGTGATGTACGCGCCCACATCTGGCCTTGCAGACAGTGGACTTGCAGTCCTCAACGCTTTCTCACAGGCACCCTCAGCGATGCAGGTGTCCCACAGCCAGGTCCAGGATCAGG GTGGCGTTCCCCAAGTGTTCCTCACAGCCCCATCAGGCACAGTTCAAATCCCAGTCTCAGCTGTCCAGCTTCACCAG aTGGCTGTCAtcgggcagcagagcagcagtggcagcagcctgaCAGAGCTGCAGGTGGTCAACTTGGACACCTCGCACAGCGGCAAGAGTGACTGA
- the SRF gene encoding serum response factor isoform X2, which produces MLPSQAGAGNGGGAAAAALARGSGLGRSPVPRGANGGGAAAGPPGGRLEREALYSGSEGDSESAEEEELGGERRGVKRGLAEAAAAGPAAGAAAAAYSGGVGGGSGAVSGAKPGKKTRGRVKIKMEFIDNKLRRYTTFSKRKTGIMKKAYELSTLTGTQVLLLVASETGHVYTFATRKLQPMITSETGKALIQTCLNSPDSPPRSDPTTDQRMSATGFEETDLTYQVSESDSSGETKDTLKPAFTVTNLPGTTSTIQTAPTTSTSMQVSSGPSFPITNYLAPVSASISPNAVTSANGTVLKTTGASAVTSGGLMPIPTGFTLMSGGTMAQQVPVQAIQVHQAPQQASPSSDSSTDLTQTSSSGTGGVPQVFLTAPSGTVQIPVSAVQLHQMAVIGQQSSSGSSLTELQVVNLDTSHSGKSD; this is translated from the exons ATGTTGCCGAGCCAGGCCGGGGCCGGGAACGGCGGcggtgctgctgccgccgcgcTGGCCCGGGGCTCGGGGCTGGGTCGGTCGCCGGTACCGCGTGGGGCAAACGGCGGCGGGGCGGCTGCAGGGCCGCCCGGGGGCCGCCTGGAGCGGGAGGCACTGTACAGCGGCAGCGAGGGCGACTCGGAGtcggcggaggaggaggagctgggtggCGAACGGCGCGGCGTGAAGCGGGGCCTTGCCGAggcagcggcggcggggcccgcggcaggagcggcggcggctgccTACAGCGGCGGCGTCGGCGGGGGCAGCGGGGCCGTGAGCGGAGCCAAGCCTGGGAAGAAGACACGGGGCCGGGTGAAGATCAAGATGGAATTCATTGACAACAAGCTACGGCGCTACACCACCTTCAGCAAGAGAAAGACCGGCATCATGAAGAAG gcctATGAGCTCTCCACGTTGACCGGCACTCAagtcctgctgctggtggccagcGAAACGGGCCACGTGTACACCTTTGCCACGCGGAAGCTGCAGCCCATGATCACCAGTGAGACGGGGAAGGCGCTGATCCAGACGTGCCTCAACTCCCCAGACTCGCCGCCGCGCTCAGATCCCACCACTGACCAGCGTATGAGCGCCACGGGCTTTGAGGAGACAGACCTCACCTACCAGGTGTCTGAGTCAGACAGCAGTGGGGAGACCAAG GACACGCTGAAACCTGCGTTCACTGTCACCAACCTGCCGGGGACAACGTCCACCATCCAGACAGCCCCCACCACCTCGACCTCCATGCAGGTCAGCAGTGGCCCATCATTCCCCATCACTAATTACCTGGCGCCAGTGTCTGCCAGCATCAGCCCCAATGCCGTCACCAGTGCCAACGGGACCGTGCTGAAGACTACTGGAGCCAGTGCAGTGACGTCGGGGGGCCTCATGCCGATACCCACAGGCTTCACCCTCATGTCAG gtGGTACCATGGCTCAGCAGGTTCCCGTCCAGGCTATCCAGGTGCACCAGGCACCGCAGCAAGCATCTCCCTCTAGTGACAGCAGCACTGACCTTACCCAGACCTCTTCCAGTGGAACAG GTGGCGTTCCCCAAGTGTTCCTCACAGCCCCATCAGGCACAGTTCAAATCCCAGTCTCAGCTGTCCAGCTTCACCAG aTGGCTGTCAtcgggcagcagagcagcagtggcagcagcctgaCAGAGCTGCAGGTGGTCAACTTGGACACCTCGCACAGCGGCAAGAGTGACTGA